A genomic stretch from uncultured Cohaesibacter sp. includes:
- a CDS encoding DsbA family protein gives MRHSFSKIASLFAAIAFMGMTAMPASAAEFNTDQKQEIESIISDYLLENPDLIRKVFNILSQQEAEKQKQAELERNKLAQQALVEHQDELFNAKDQIVLGNPKGDVTLVEFLDYNCGYCKQAFGSMLDLMDSDKNLRVVLKEWPILGPQSQEAALVAVGVTQLAPEKYWDFHKAMMTMRGTANKESALRVAEKLGISREKLEKLYKDTDTRKPIMDAYKLADALNLNGTPGYVLGDEVIPGYISKEAFESKIDNLRSCGSTSC, from the coding sequence ATGCGCCACAGTTTTTCAAAGATCGCCTCCCTGTTCGCGGCAATTGCCTTCATGGGAATGACCGCAATGCCAGCCTCTGCGGCTGAATTCAACACCGATCAGAAACAGGAAATCGAGTCCATCATTTCAGACTATCTTCTCGAAAATCCGGATCTGATCCGCAAGGTATTCAACATACTCAGCCAGCAGGAAGCCGAGAAGCAGAAACAGGCAGAACTGGAACGCAACAAACTGGCACAGCAGGCGCTGGTTGAACATCAGGATGAGTTGTTCAATGCCAAAGATCAGATTGTTCTGGGCAACCCCAAGGGCGATGTGACCCTTGTCGAGTTTCTCGATTATAACTGCGGCTACTGCAAACAGGCATTCGGCAGCATGCTGGACTTGATGGATTCTGACAAAAACCTGCGCGTTGTTCTCAAGGAATGGCCAATCCTCGGCCCTCAGTCGCAGGAGGCCGCTCTGGTTGCGGTGGGCGTGACCCAGCTTGCTCCCGAGAAATACTGGGACTTCCACAAAGCGATGATGACCATGCGCGGCACGGCCAACAAGGAATCCGCTCTGCGGGTTGCCGAAAAGCTTGGCATCTCACGCGAGAAGCTTGAAAAACTCTACAAGGACACCGATACGCGCAAGCCTATCATGGATGCCTATAAGCTGGCTGACGCCCTCAACCTGAATGGTACGCCGGGCTACGTTCTGGGAGATGAAGTCATTCCGGGCTATATTTCCAAGGAAGCCTTTGAAAGCAAGATTGACAACTTGCGCAGTTGTGGCTCGACCAGTTGCTGA